The Rhodothermus sp. genome includes a window with the following:
- the speA gene encoding biosynthetic arginine decarboxylase, which produces MNEVQHLPIDTEAWTPQAAEVLYHVPAWGAGYFHVNDAGHVAVRPLGPEGPSIDLFEVVERLRAQDVHPPFLVRFQDLLRTRVTQLNRAFRRAIAETGYANTYRGVYPIKVNQLREVVEEILEAGRPYAFGLECGSKSELLATLPYLERDDMLLICNGGKDRSMMQLILAGQRLGKKVIPVIERMAEFRLLLEVLDDYQLPSASLPTIFGVRLRLSATGAGLWSESGGETSKFGLSLSELLGLLDHISDGHSGLSLQLLHFHLGSQIAHLVHIQEAVAEATRIYAHLRKRGLGLTYLDIGGGLGITYEAGNPNAPGSIDYTLFDYARTVVTTVLKICKEEGVPPPVLISESGRALTAYHSVFITEVLDTRPRQYELPTWANGNPHPLLEELRQLYEAAATEPLQPTYETLEAVRHQINRTFREGALSLEQKAEAEQLYWAVCARLCERFAETTEELPAKLRQLPTQLADHYLCNFSVFRSLIDHWAIGQHFPIMPIHRLDEPPTRRGILIDLTCDSDGQVRDFVTPQGEKHTLELHPLRPNEPYYLGFFLMGAYQDIMGDQHNLFGRVAEAHIYLDEDEPGNFYIELILPGATVEEELAQVQYYPNELARRMNSLIQEKVRTGALRPREGVELLELYRRILRTSTYLEH; this is translated from the coding sequence TTGAACGAGGTTCAGCACCTGCCCATCGACACGGAAGCCTGGACACCACAGGCAGCCGAAGTGCTCTATCATGTACCGGCATGGGGCGCCGGTTACTTCCATGTCAACGACGCCGGCCACGTGGCTGTCCGCCCACTGGGACCGGAAGGTCCTTCTATCGATCTGTTTGAAGTCGTCGAGCGTCTGCGTGCCCAGGATGTACATCCGCCATTTCTTGTGCGCTTTCAAGACTTACTCCGCACACGAGTTACCCAGCTTAACCGGGCCTTCCGTCGAGCTATCGCTGAAACGGGATATGCCAACACCTATCGGGGCGTCTATCCGATCAAGGTAAACCAGCTGCGCGAAGTTGTTGAAGAAATCCTTGAGGCCGGCCGGCCTTATGCATTTGGCCTGGAATGCGGCTCCAAGTCGGAGTTGCTGGCCACCCTGCCCTACCTGGAGCGGGACGATATGCTGCTGATCTGCAACGGGGGCAAAGACCGGTCTATGATGCAACTCATCCTGGCCGGACAACGCCTCGGTAAAAAGGTGATCCCAGTGATCGAGCGTATGGCCGAATTCAGGCTATTGCTGGAGGTGTTGGACGATTACCAGCTGCCTTCGGCCAGCTTACCGACCATCTTTGGCGTGCGCCTGCGCCTTTCGGCCACGGGTGCCGGGCTGTGGTCAGAGTCCGGAGGAGAAACGTCCAAGTTTGGCCTGTCGCTCTCAGAACTGCTGGGCCTGCTGGATCATATCAGCGATGGCCATTCCGGATTATCCCTCCAGCTGCTGCATTTCCACCTGGGCAGTCAGATTGCCCATCTGGTCCACATTCAGGAAGCCGTTGCTGAGGCCACACGCATCTATGCGCACCTGCGCAAGCGTGGTCTGGGCCTCACCTATCTGGATATCGGTGGCGGCCTGGGCATCACCTACGAAGCAGGTAACCCGAATGCCCCGGGTAGCATTGACTACACGCTGTTCGACTACGCCCGGACCGTCGTGACTACAGTGCTAAAGATCTGCAAGGAAGAAGGGGTACCGCCGCCCGTCCTGATCTCTGAAAGCGGTCGGGCACTGACCGCCTATCACTCAGTTTTTATCACCGAAGTGCTCGACACCCGCCCGCGCCAATACGAACTACCCACCTGGGCCAATGGCAACCCGCATCCCCTGCTGGAGGAACTGCGCCAGCTCTACGAAGCAGCCGCCACCGAGCCGTTACAGCCTACGTACGAAACCCTGGAAGCAGTCCGCCATCAGATCAACCGTACCTTTCGTGAAGGTGCTCTGTCGCTGGAGCAAAAAGCGGAGGCCGAACAGCTCTACTGGGCCGTCTGTGCCCGCCTCTGCGAACGCTTTGCCGAAACCACCGAAGAATTACCCGCTAAACTGCGCCAGCTCCCTACCCAACTTGCCGACCATTACCTGTGCAACTTCTCTGTTTTCCGTTCCCTGATCGATCACTGGGCAATCGGCCAGCATTTTCCAATCATGCCCATTCATCGGCTGGACGAGCCCCCTACCCGTCGCGGCATTCTGATCGACCTGACCTGCGACTCCGACGGACAGGTCCGCGATTTTGTCACACCTCAGGGCGAAAAACACACGCTGGAGTTGCATCCGCTGCGCCCCAACGAGCCATACTACCTGGGTTTCTTCCTGATGGGTGCCTATCAAGACATCATGGGCGACCAGCATAATCTGTTCGGTCGTGTCGCCGAAGCGCACATCTATCTCGACGAGGACGAACCGGGCAACTTTTATATTGAACTGATCCTACCGGGCGCCACCGTTGAAGAAGAGCTGGCCCAGGTTCAATACTATCCCAATGAGTTAGCGCGGCGCATGAATTCCCTCATTCAGGAGAAAGTCCGTACAGGCGCACTACGTCCACGCGAAGGGGTAGAATTGCTGGAGCTCTACCGACGCATCTTGCGCACTTCTACCTACCTGGAACACTGA